CCTGCCGACCGCAGCCGCACCGTCGCGGACGAGGCGCGCCTGGTGGCCGCCGGCATCCACTCTCGCCGCCGCGCCGCCGCCGAGGTGGGAGTCGACGACCCCGAGGACGAATTCCGCCGCTGGCTGGAAGAGGAGGCGCACATGAGGTCCCCGGCGGCCGGCCCTCCCGGCCCTGAGAGATAGGACATCTCACGCCGAGACGGTGGCGCCCGCCCGGCCCGCGGTCAGGCCCGGCCGCCAGTTCTCCCCGGCCCGTCCTGGGCGCCTGGTATTGGCCACTCGAATCTGGGCATACGCCCGGATTTGACACGCCAAATACACAACCTTATCGTCGAGTCCATGCCAGACGCAGAAGCGGCAGCCGTCCGCCCGCACCGACGCCGCCCGCGGCAGGGACCGGTCACTCGCCGTCAGATACTCGATAGCTCCCTGAGGCTCTTCTCCGACCGCGGCTACGCCCGCACCAGCGTCCGCGACATTGCCCAGGCCGTGGGGATCACGGACGCGGCGATCTACTACCACTTCGCCTCCAAGCGCGACCTCCTGCGGGCCCTGTTCGAGGAGCGCGGCATCATTGCCGCCCTCATGGACCTGGAGGCCCTGGAGCCTTCCCCGGACCCGACCGAGCAGCTCCAAAGCGTGAGCCTGCAGGCGCTGCGAGTGCTAGCGCGCAACCGCGACTTCATCAAGGTGCTGTTGGTGGAAGCGCTCTCGGAGACCGAGGTTGGCGAAGCGGTCGAAGAGTGGCGGGCCGCGGTCAGCCGCTGGTCAGGCGCGATCCTGCGCATCCTCACCATCTACAGCAAGCGCGGCACGATCAAAGACCTGGACCTCGAGATCGCCGCCGAGGAAATAGTCGACTGCGTCCTCGGCGCCTACCTGGACGCGCTCCTGCCCGGCAGCCGCGACGTCCTCGCCGACGGCGAGCCGAGCGAGCGGATCAAGCGCCAGGTGGCGGTGGCCGTGGCGAACGCCGTCCGGCGCCTGTACTGCTAGGCCAGCGCCCGGTCGAAAAACTCCTTCGAAGCCCGTAGCATCGCCGGCGTCACCCTGTGTCCGGCGGCGAACCAGCGCTGGGCCTTCGGCTCACCAAGCGCGTCGAAGAGCCTGCGCGCGTCTCCGGCCGGGACGGTCTCGTCGTGCTTGCCGTTGAGGAGGAGCACCTCCCGGCCGGCGGTCAGGGGGGCGAGCGCCATCAGGTCGAGGTTGGCGGCGACGAACCGCTCGACGCCGGGGTCGACCTCAGGCCAGGCCCGTCGCGACCGCGCGCCGGCGAGGCACAGGCAGGCGGCGCGCACCCTGCTGTCGGCGGCGAGCAGCATTACGCCCACTGAGCCGCCCATGCTCACGCCCCAGTACCCGATGCGGCCGGGGTCGATGCCTGCCTCGCACTGCAGGAGGTCGATGGCTCGCCGCAGGTCGATGGCGTTCTGGAGCCGCAGACGGATGTACTCGAAGAAGGAGCGGCGCGGCGCCTGGGCGCCGCCGGCGCGCTCGCCGTGGCCTGGCGCGTCGATCGCCAGGCAGGTCAGGCCGGCAGCGGACCAGCGGCGCAGGAGCATGCGAATGAGGGGGTGGTCCTTGCTCTCGCCGCCGCCGTGCTGCAGTAGGATCGCGGCGCC
The DNA window shown above is from Dehalococcoidia bacterium and carries:
- a CDS encoding TetR family transcriptional regulator, with amino-acid sequence MPDAEAAAVRPHRRRPRQGPVTRRQILDSSLRLFSDRGYARTSVRDIAQAVGITDAAIYYHFASKRDLLRALFEERGIIAALMDLEALEPSPDPTEQLQSVSLQALRVLARNRDFIKVLLVEALSETEVGEAVEEWRAAVSRWSGAILRILTIYSKRGTIKDLDLEIAAEEIVDCVLGAYLDALLPGSRDVLADGEPSERIKRQVAVAVANAVRRLYC
- a CDS encoding alpha/beta fold hydrolase, which codes for MNDAQRFLLGYDFEAPLAVERVDPPGEDGLARLSYRSANGERVPALLALGAPGGAAILLQHGGGESKDHPLIRMLLRRWSAAGLTCLAIDAPGHGERAGGAQAPRRSFFEYIRLRLQNAIDLRRAIDLLQCEAGIDPGRIGYWGVSMGGSVGVMLLAADSRVRAACLCLAGARSRRAWPEVDPGVERFVAANLDLMALAPLTAGREVLLLNGKHDETVPAGDARRLFDALGEPKAQRWFAAGHRVTPAMLRASKEFFDRALA